Proteins encoded within one genomic window of Hyalangium minutum:
- a CDS encoding PD-(D/E)XK motif protein, translating to MAEPNPDEKTYKVVGELVAGHAKLLVTLSPQRDTTLLVTGVHGHATAGFSTRALRVQEYPAVDFDVDGAQFSASAIAVACLDEHLLDVFAPLGVELGNALASTPAPTAAMVVSLLQRWSSLFAPAARLSEAEELGLWGELWTISQSADPDVLVRGWQGSDGGTYDFFVEEARLEVKASRHPGVHHVSLTQVAPQDGSGILLSLAAERSATGQSVASLAKSLLARLPDATPLLEALARHSLSLATLDAASTRYRLLIPPMAFALATVPRIRTVDPGVSSVRYVIHLHGTPQLEGATLASTLWRFGLTALAEIM from the coding sequence ATGGCTGAGCCGAACCCGGACGAGAAGACCTACAAAGTCGTCGGTGAGCTTGTGGCCGGACACGCCAAGCTGCTTGTGACGCTCAGCCCGCAGCGTGATACCACTCTCCTTGTTACGGGGGTGCATGGCCATGCCACGGCAGGTTTCTCTACCCGTGCGCTCCGGGTGCAGGAATATCCCGCTGTGGACTTCGACGTGGACGGTGCACAGTTTTCTGCGAGCGCTATTGCCGTTGCCTGCTTGGACGAACACCTCTTGGACGTCTTTGCTCCGCTTGGAGTCGAGTTGGGCAACGCGCTCGCATCCACTCCGGCACCGACGGCGGCGATGGTCGTTTCGCTGCTCCAGCGATGGAGCAGCCTCTTCGCGCCAGCTGCTCGCCTCTCGGAGGCGGAGGAACTCGGCTTGTGGGGCGAGTTGTGGACCATCAGCCAGAGCGCTGACCCGGACGTCCTCGTGCGAGGCTGGCAGGGGAGCGATGGCGGGACGTACGACTTCTTCGTCGAAGAGGCACGGTTAGAGGTGAAGGCTTCGCGCCACCCTGGTGTACACCATGTGTCGCTCACCCAGGTGGCTCCCCAAGACGGTTCCGGCATCCTCCTTTCGCTCGCGGCAGAGCGCAGCGCCACGGGGCAGAGCGTAGCCAGCCTTGCAAAGTCGCTCCTTGCCCGCCTTCCCGATGCGACGCCGCTTCTTGAGGCTCTCGCGCGACACAGTCTGTCGCTTGCGACTCTGGATGCAGCCTCAACTCGATACCGGTTATTGATTCCTCCGATGGCCTTCGCTCTCGCGACGGTGCCGCGCATCCGTACGGTCGACCCCGGAGTGTCGTCGGTCCGGTATGTCATTCACCTGCACGGTACTCCGCAACTGGAGGGTGCCACGTTGGCCTCGACACTTTGGCGCTTTGGTCTCACGGCACTCGCGGAAATCATGTGA
- a CDS encoding Z1 domain-containing protein → MPRIDGPVLSDTLGALAAGIGKSSPMTPATLERVKEQVTRLMTSILRNYAANVASGEVGPSGTGLATEQAPLKEGCPTGLLYGRVQSGKTLAMITTAAMAIDNGFKVIVVLTSDNVSLVKQTADRFGVLQGVVVKESTDIGSWISDVDHVRASLSEAGLVLITAKNTSHLSTFVDFLRTVGASEHPALILDDEADQASLDTSVAARSRARAKGKAPAPSAVPSAIFSKTNVNDREGEEGFSIRQTLRHHLYLQVTATPYALLLQNTDSPLRPLFTEVLEPGQGYTGGEFFFPKNVIDEGAAPLVYIAANEGDSLTGGETPDGLRNSLYYFLVATAAQGLADPKSKLGPQSYLCHTSVKKDDHEVAAKRVRELLMEVYESLKGDRTTARIGLQRGLKELSRSVTSLPKLETVEEYVRQRLRNREVKVVNSEQDDANFGPKLNFIVGGNILGRGLTIDNLLVTYYLRSAKIAQMDTMLQHARMFGYRESAKSFLRVYIPELQALRFHQICTAEHRLRNLLGTNGSPAQVPVQVARKLRATRTSVLDTSHVVAYMPGEHLYPAAPLFQPKPAAAEHKKALEKVEKLFPGGKFGPIKRDALHPVSLAEIIEALGYLPYDNLGTGQWDPEAIKSVLQSSSALFANQGYLYARTAKRTSLTEGMVGGTELQALRAAGRPVLCVFKDDSGQLKRIGQTVEVNIDFPYIFPELVLPMRADLPAHVFNDASADAGPVE, encoded by the coding sequence GTGCCACGTATCGACGGTCCCGTGCTGTCGGACACCCTGGGAGCACTTGCGGCGGGAATTGGCAAGTCGTCACCCATGACTCCGGCGACCCTGGAGCGCGTCAAGGAGCAGGTGACGCGACTCATGACATCGATCCTACGGAACTACGCGGCCAACGTCGCATCTGGAGAGGTCGGCCCGAGTGGCACGGGGCTCGCGACGGAACAGGCTCCGCTCAAGGAGGGTTGTCCGACGGGACTGCTCTACGGCCGAGTCCAGAGCGGCAAGACGCTGGCAATGATCACCACTGCCGCTATGGCCATCGACAACGGCTTCAAAGTCATCGTTGTCCTCACTTCGGACAACGTCAGCTTGGTGAAGCAGACCGCAGACCGCTTCGGCGTGCTCCAAGGTGTCGTCGTGAAGGAGTCGACGGACATCGGGTCGTGGATCTCGGACGTCGACCACGTGCGCGCGTCGCTCTCGGAGGCCGGCCTAGTCCTGATTACGGCGAAGAACACTTCGCACCTCTCGACGTTCGTCGATTTCCTACGGACGGTCGGGGCTTCGGAGCATCCCGCCTTGATCCTCGATGACGAGGCCGATCAGGCGTCGCTCGACACGAGTGTTGCCGCCCGGTCGCGTGCGCGCGCAAAGGGCAAGGCTCCTGCGCCCAGTGCAGTCCCGAGCGCGATCTTCTCGAAAACGAACGTCAACGACCGTGAAGGGGAGGAGGGCTTCTCGATCCGTCAGACGCTTCGCCACCACCTATACCTCCAAGTGACCGCGACGCCGTACGCCCTGCTCCTCCAGAACACGGATAGCCCGCTTCGACCCCTGTTCACTGAAGTGCTTGAGCCGGGGCAGGGGTACACGGGTGGGGAGTTCTTCTTCCCCAAGAACGTCATCGATGAAGGTGCAGCCCCGTTGGTCTATATTGCGGCTAACGAGGGCGACAGTCTCACCGGGGGAGAGACGCCCGATGGCCTGCGCAACTCCCTGTACTACTTCCTGGTCGCAACTGCTGCGCAGGGACTCGCCGACCCGAAGTCGAAGCTCGGCCCGCAGAGTTACCTCTGTCACACGAGCGTCAAGAAAGACGACCACGAGGTGGCGGCGAAACGCGTACGCGAGCTGCTCATGGAGGTCTACGAGTCGCTCAAGGGCGACCGCACGACCGCCCGCATCGGTTTGCAGCGAGGGCTCAAGGAGCTGTCGCGCAGCGTCACCTCCCTTCCGAAGTTGGAAACCGTCGAGGAGTACGTGCGGCAGCGTCTTCGCAACCGAGAGGTGAAGGTCGTCAACTCGGAGCAGGACGACGCCAATTTCGGGCCGAAGCTCAACTTCATCGTTGGCGGGAACATCCTGGGCCGTGGCCTGACGATCGACAATCTGCTCGTCACCTACTACCTGCGCTCCGCGAAGATCGCCCAGATGGACACGATGCTCCAGCACGCGCGCATGTTCGGCTACCGGGAGTCGGCTAAGTCTTTCCTCCGCGTGTACATTCCTGAGCTCCAGGCCCTACGCTTCCACCAGATTTGCACGGCCGAGCACCGGCTGCGCAACCTTCTCGGGACGAACGGCTCCCCTGCTCAAGTTCCGGTACAAGTCGCGCGCAAACTGCGGGCAACACGAACCAGCGTCCTCGATACGTCACACGTCGTAGCCTACATGCCGGGCGAGCACCTCTACCCAGCGGCGCCTCTCTTCCAGCCGAAGCCGGCTGCTGCGGAGCACAAAAAGGCCCTCGAAAAGGTCGAGAAGCTGTTCCCCGGTGGGAAGTTCGGACCGATCAAGCGGGATGCGCTCCACCCCGTGTCGCTCGCGGAGATCATCGAGGCGCTGGGCTACCTCCCTTACGACAATCTGGGTACGGGGCAGTGGGACCCTGAGGCAATCAAGAGTGTCCTGCAAAGCTCCTCGGCGCTCTTCGCAAACCAAGGTTATCTGTACGCACGTACCGCAAAGCGCACGAGTTTGACCGAAGGCATGGTCGGGGGGACGGAGCTCCAGGCGCTGCGCGCTGCCGGGCGTCCCGTCCTCTGCGTCTTCAAAGACGATTCGGGGCAACTGAAGCGAATCGGGCAAACGGTCGAAGTCAACATCGACTTCCCGTACATCTTCCCGGAGCTTGTCCTACCCATGCGAGCCGATCTGCCTGCTCACGTCTTCAACGACGCAAGCGCCGACGCCGGACCCGTTGAATGA
- a CDS encoding DNA cytosine methyltransferase, translating to MAVRAQGPRRRQSAVREGWCNEAMSSSLDEIDGDDHIFLRRTMRPPYERGHHSVRLVDLFAGSGGLTLGVAEACRRFGRGLEVRLAMEWDEHIRGVYDLNFGSSVARERGDVCSRFDRAVGRSPSASEERTRAEVGKVDILVGGPPCQGHSDLNNHTRRKDEKNELYLVMVRAAEVLGPTYLMIENVQGVRRDHRAVLDRATRHLQDIGYEVEEALVRMVDIGVPQKRVRHILVAARGCSIGGVLDLPAIASPRSLKWAIGDLQGRTSDLVFDSSSRLTPENLARANLLLRRGLYDLPNRYRPPCHRDNPTHRYTAMYGRLSWDEPAHTITTGFGSPGQGRFLHPSEPRTLTPHEAARVQFFPDWFTFGSATTRKILSHCIGNAVPPKLAYAVVTRLLQRTAGKPVDAAPEATRNEPNDRPNRPRSQTGKAA from the coding sequence ATGGCAGTGCGAGCTCAGGGCCCCCGACGCCGTCAGTCGGCGGTTCGTGAAGGCTGGTGTAACGAAGCGATGAGTAGCTCTTTGGACGAAATTGACGGCGACGACCACATTTTCCTCCGTCGGACGATGCGCCCCCCTTACGAGAGGGGGCATCACTCTGTCCGGCTGGTTGACCTCTTCGCGGGCTCCGGCGGGCTCACCCTCGGAGTCGCCGAGGCTTGCCGCCGCTTCGGGCGGGGCCTCGAAGTGCGGCTCGCAATGGAGTGGGACGAGCACATTCGGGGTGTCTACGACCTCAATTTTGGGTCGAGCGTGGCTAGAGAGCGAGGAGATGTCTGCTCGCGGTTCGACCGTGCCGTCGGGCGATCTCCTTCCGCTTCTGAGGAGCGAACGCGAGCCGAAGTGGGCAAGGTCGACATCCTCGTTGGAGGTCCTCCGTGCCAGGGGCACTCGGATCTCAACAACCACACTCGCAGAAAGGACGAGAAGAACGAGTTGTATCTCGTCATGGTCCGAGCCGCTGAAGTGCTCGGGCCGACTTACCTGATGATCGAAAACGTCCAAGGCGTTCGGCGAGACCATCGAGCTGTGCTTGACCGCGCTACGCGACACCTTCAAGACATCGGTTATGAAGTGGAGGAAGCCCTTGTCCGCATGGTGGATATCGGCGTCCCACAGAAGCGCGTGAGGCACATCCTAGTCGCGGCTAGGGGATGCAGTATCGGTGGAGTCCTCGACCTACCCGCCATTGCCTCTCCCCGCTCCCTGAAGTGGGCAATCGGCGACCTCCAAGGACGGACTTCGGATTTGGTCTTCGACAGTTCCTCACGCCTGACACCTGAGAACCTAGCTCGTGCGAACCTCTTACTGAGACGGGGATTGTACGACCTGCCGAATCGTTATCGACCGCCCTGTCATCGCGACAACCCGACTCACCGCTACACGGCGATGTACGGCCGCCTTTCGTGGGATGAACCTGCCCACACGATCACCACAGGATTCGGAAGCCCCGGGCAAGGTCGATTCCTCCACCCGTCCGAGCCGCGAACACTCACGCCTCACGAAGCGGCACGAGTCCAGTTTTTCCCGGACTGGTTTACCTTCGGGTCCGCCACGACGCGCAAGATTCTCTCTCACTGCATCGGTAATGCTGTTCCTCCAAAATTGGCCTACGCAGTGGTTACCCGCCTCCTTCAACGGACCGCTGGTAAGCCCGTTGATGCCGCGCCAGAGGCAACTCGCAACGAGCCCAACGACCGCCCGAATCGCCCGAGGAGCCAGACCGGAAAAGCGGCCTGA
- a CDS encoding very short patch repair endonuclease gives MTHQSPKGQLSGRISEKISQRMKAVRRRDTKPELAVRRLLWEAGARFRLCARDLPGTPDIANKTARWAIFVNGCFWHGHRNCPLATLPKRNQGFWKTKLANNRARDARKARALRGLGYKVFVVWQCELRAPDAVSRRFVKAGVTKR, from the coding sequence ATGACGCACCAGTCGCCAAAAGGCCAACTTTCGGGTCGGATCTCCGAAAAGATCTCGCAGCGGATGAAGGCCGTGCGCCGGCGCGATACCAAGCCAGAACTTGCGGTTCGGCGGCTTCTCTGGGAGGCGGGAGCCCGCTTCAGGCTCTGCGCGAGAGATCTTCCCGGGACGCCCGATATCGCCAACAAGACTGCACGCTGGGCGATCTTCGTGAACGGCTGCTTCTGGCACGGCCATCGAAATTGCCCGCTGGCGACATTGCCGAAGAGAAACCAGGGGTTCTGGAAGACCAAGTTAGCGAACAACCGCGCCCGGGATGCTCGCAAAGCGCGCGCACTCAGGGGCCTCGGTTACAAGGTCTTCGTGGTATGGCAGTGCGAGCTCAGGGCCCCCGACGCCGTCAGTCGGCGGTTCGTGAAGGCTGGTGTAACGAAGCGATGA
- a CDS encoding acyl-CoA dehydrogenase: MAIDDVPGPSAQELLSLPRLAPLVPMLYVAWTDGELTPEEIRALGAAARAQPWLDLRSSAVLARWLDPLNPPTSRALAQLREHIRTTSERLEQSGQQSLAELGTQLAEVLGGKNALPASMPELARTLAPLETALGVSGVEAVRALVSPATPPPLSRAAPAPASFDVDKLRPILERTYPDVRARVRQWLAHPAFRYVDERDTSAYREQVFSWLKQLADRGLGKIAYPDDLSKVDLGAFIAAFETLASFDLSLVVKVGVNFGLFGGSIYFLGTERHHRQVLPKVASLELPGCFAMSELAHGSNVRDVETVAIYDDITGEFVVHTPSEGARKEWIGNAAQHARLATVFAQLEVKGERHGVHALLVPLRDEQGRLLHGVRVEDCGVKMGLNGVDNGRLWFDRVRVPRENLLDRFAQVSPQGEYTSSIPSASRRFFTMLGTLVAGRVSVACGGLSATKSGLAIAISYGDERRQFGPAGAPEARLLDYQTHQLRLLRPLATTYALDFALKYLVKRYVGRTEQDAMEVEALAAGLKAYSTWHTTRTLQVAREACGGQGYLVANRLPSLKADTDVFTTFEGDNTVLMQLVAKSLLTGYRQQFEDDRVFTVMKFIVERASGALTDRNPFQVRRTGSEHLRDGDFQVRALRFRESDLLASAAARLRKRLGTGVDSFQAFIQVQDHLQALAHAHVERVVLEQFLAGVEQVEDPAVKAVLGKLCDLYGLGCLVEASGWFLENDHIESGKAKAIRKEVTRLCAELRPDAVALVRAFDIPDSALAAPIGLGRPSP; encoded by the coding sequence ATGGCCATTGATGACGTGCCGGGCCCTTCCGCCCAGGAGTTGCTGTCCCTGCCCCGCCTGGCGCCGCTCGTCCCCATGCTCTACGTGGCCTGGACGGACGGTGAGCTGACCCCCGAGGAGATCCGCGCCCTGGGCGCCGCTGCCCGGGCACAGCCGTGGCTGGACCTGCGCTCCAGCGCCGTGCTGGCGCGTTGGCTGGATCCGCTCAACCCGCCCACGTCTCGGGCCCTGGCGCAGCTGCGCGAGCACATCCGCACCACCTCCGAGCGCCTGGAGCAGAGTGGGCAGCAGAGCCTCGCGGAGCTGGGAACGCAGCTCGCCGAGGTACTCGGAGGCAAGAACGCCCTGCCCGCCTCCATGCCCGAGCTGGCGCGCACCCTCGCCCCGCTGGAGACGGCACTGGGGGTCTCGGGCGTAGAGGCCGTGCGCGCCCTCGTCTCGCCCGCCACGCCCCCCCCCCTCTCGCGGGCCGCTCCCGCCCCGGCCTCCTTCGACGTGGACAAGCTGCGCCCCATCCTGGAGCGCACCTACCCCGACGTGCGCGCCAGGGTCCGCCAGTGGCTGGCCCACCCCGCCTTCCGCTACGTGGACGAGCGCGACACGAGCGCCTACCGGGAGCAGGTCTTCTCGTGGCTGAAGCAGCTGGCGGACCGAGGGCTGGGGAAGATTGCCTACCCGGATGACCTGTCGAAGGTGGACCTGGGCGCCTTCATCGCGGCCTTCGAGACGCTGGCCTCCTTCGACTTGAGCCTCGTGGTGAAGGTGGGCGTGAACTTCGGCCTGTTCGGCGGGAGCATCTACTTCCTGGGCACGGAGCGGCACCACCGCCAGGTGCTGCCCAAGGTGGCCTCGCTGGAGCTGCCCGGCTGTTTCGCCATGAGCGAGCTGGCCCACGGCTCCAATGTCCGGGACGTGGAGACGGTGGCCATCTACGACGACATCACCGGCGAGTTCGTGGTGCACACGCCCTCGGAGGGGGCGCGCAAGGAGTGGATCGGCAACGCGGCCCAGCACGCGCGCCTGGCCACGGTGTTCGCGCAGCTCGAGGTGAAGGGCGAGCGCCATGGCGTCCACGCGCTCCTCGTTCCCCTCCGCGACGAGCAGGGGCGGCTGCTCCACGGCGTCCGGGTGGAGGACTGCGGCGTGAAGATGGGGCTCAACGGCGTGGACAACGGGCGGCTGTGGTTCGACCGCGTGCGGGTGCCTCGGGAGAACCTGCTGGACCGGTTCGCGCAGGTGAGCCCCCAGGGCGAGTACACCAGCTCCATCCCCAGCGCCTCGCGGCGCTTCTTCACCATGCTGGGCACGCTGGTGGCGGGCCGGGTGAGCGTGGCGTGCGGCGGACTGAGCGCGACCAAGAGCGGCCTGGCCATCGCCATCTCCTACGGCGACGAGCGCCGGCAGTTCGGCCCGGCCGGAGCGCCCGAGGCCCGGCTGCTGGACTACCAAACCCACCAGCTGCGGCTGCTGCGCCCGCTGGCGACGACGTACGCGCTCGACTTCGCGCTCAAGTACCTGGTGAAGCGCTACGTGGGCCGCACGGAACAGGATGCCATGGAGGTGGAGGCGCTGGCAGCGGGCCTCAAGGCGTACAGCACGTGGCACACCACGCGGACGCTGCAGGTGGCGCGCGAGGCCTGCGGTGGCCAGGGCTACCTGGTGGCGAACCGGCTGCCCTCGCTCAAGGCGGACACGGACGTGTTCACCACCTTCGAGGGCGACAACACGGTGCTCATGCAGCTGGTGGCCAAGAGCCTGCTCACGGGCTACCGGCAGCAGTTCGAGGACGACCGCGTCTTCACGGTGATGAAGTTCATCGTCGAGCGGGCCTCGGGAGCGCTCACGGACCGCAACCCCTTCCAGGTGCGGCGCACAGGCAGCGAGCACCTGCGCGACGGCGACTTCCAGGTGCGCGCGCTGCGCTTCCGCGAGTCGGACCTGCTGGCCTCGGCAGCGGCGCGGCTGCGCAAGCGGCTGGGCACGGGGGTGGACTCGTTCCAGGCCTTCATCCAGGTGCAGGACCACCTGCAGGCGCTGGCGCATGCGCACGTGGAGCGCGTGGTGCTGGAGCAGTTCCTCGCGGGCGTGGAGCAGGTGGAGGACCCGGCGGTGAAGGCTGTGCTCGGCAAGCTGTGCGACTTGTACGGCCTGGGCTGCCTCGTGGAGGCGAGCGGCTGGTTCCTGGAGAACGACCACATCGAGAGCGGCAAGGCCAAGGCCATCCGCAAGGAGGTGACACGGCTGTGCGCGGAGCTGCGGCCGGACGCGGTGGCGCTCGTGCGCGCCTTCGACATCCCGGACTCGGCGCTGGCTGCCCCGATTGGCCTGGGCCGGCCCTCCCCCTGA
- a CDS encoding phospholipase D-like domain-containing protein, protein MDMDVMDGVLPQPGAHGWDEEDRQRHEMKGPFHLPPGPDAFSFVLYQSTGVCLDEGHKVELLENGTVFERMLEDIRQAQESIHILVYIWRPCELSDRFVEALQERVSAGVHCRVLVDPVGSEEVSGDHDFDQKIERKLVECGVEVHYYRPLAGKVLGRLLGRNHQKLIIVDGRIGYTGGFGIWKVWEGDGRAEENWRDTHVRVEGPAVCRMQLTFSRSWQESGGSLLHPRDLPGPCHVGPVRGAFVDSMGKLGMTDAERMVRIVIAAARKRLWIANAYFTPPNAIMEQLVHKAHEGVDVRVLGPGPVHDVPLVRASQRSTYEQLLRAGVRIWEYQPSMMHAKTVLVDDWLTVVGSTNLDALSLNKLSEGSMVLADPELASKLERCWHRDFEYSKEITLDAGGRTNPWRRLARRATQLMGQDR, encoded by the coding sequence ATGGACATGGACGTCATGGATGGGGTGCTCCCGCAGCCGGGAGCGCATGGGTGGGACGAGGAGGATCGCCAGCGCCATGAGATGAAGGGGCCCTTCCATCTGCCCCCAGGCCCGGATGCCTTCTCCTTCGTGCTGTACCAGTCCACGGGGGTGTGCCTGGACGAGGGCCACAAGGTGGAGTTGCTGGAGAACGGCACGGTGTTCGAGCGGATGCTCGAGGACATCCGGCAGGCGCAAGAGAGCATCCACATCCTCGTGTACATCTGGCGGCCCTGCGAGCTGTCGGACCGGTTCGTGGAGGCGCTCCAAGAGCGGGTGAGCGCGGGCGTGCACTGCCGCGTGCTGGTGGACCCGGTGGGCAGCGAGGAGGTGTCCGGCGACCACGACTTCGACCAGAAGATCGAGCGCAAGCTCGTCGAGTGCGGCGTGGAGGTTCACTACTACCGGCCGCTGGCGGGCAAGGTGCTGGGGCGGCTGCTGGGACGCAACCACCAGAAGCTCATCATCGTGGATGGGCGCATCGGTTACACGGGGGGCTTTGGCATCTGGAAGGTGTGGGAGGGAGATGGCCGGGCGGAGGAGAACTGGCGTGACACGCACGTGCGCGTGGAAGGCCCGGCCGTGTGCCGGATGCAGTTGACGTTCTCGCGCTCATGGCAGGAGAGCGGCGGGAGCCTGCTGCACCCGAGAGACTTGCCGGGCCCGTGCCATGTGGGGCCGGTGCGGGGCGCCTTCGTGGACAGCATGGGCAAGTTGGGGATGACGGATGCGGAGCGGATGGTGCGCATCGTCATTGCCGCTGCTCGCAAGCGGTTGTGGATTGCCAACGCGTACTTCACACCGCCCAACGCCATCATGGAGCAGCTCGTGCACAAGGCGCACGAGGGCGTAGACGTGCGGGTGCTGGGGCCGGGGCCCGTGCATGACGTGCCGCTGGTGCGCGCGTCGCAGCGCTCCACCTACGAGCAGCTGCTCCGGGCCGGGGTTCGCATCTGGGAGTACCAGCCGTCGATGATGCATGCGAAGACGGTACTCGTGGACGACTGGCTCACCGTGGTGGGCTCCACCAACCTGGATGCGCTCTCGCTCAACAAGCTGAGCGAGGGCTCCATGGTGCTGGCGGACCCGGAACTCGCGAGCAAGCTGGAGCGGTGCTGGCACAGGGACTTCGAGTACTCGAAGGAGATCACCCTCGACGCCGGTGGCCGGACCAACCCGTGGCGGCGCCTGGCACGGCGGGCCACGCAGTTGATGGGCCAGGACCGCTAA